From Herpetosiphonaceae bacterium:
TGCGGCAGCGTCGCCACCGCATGCACCAGGTGCTTGGCCCGTCCGATCGCCTCCGGCCCGCTCGTCAGCAGATCCTCGATCGCCTTCTGCACCGCCGCGTCCAACTGCGCCGCCGGTACCACATCGTGGATCAGACCGATCCGCTGCGCGTGGGTCGCGTCGAAGCGCCGCCCCGACACAAACAGCGCGCGGGCATGGCTCGCGCCGATCTTCGGCACCACGTAGCGCGCGATCACGCCGGGCACGATCCCAAGCTTGACCTCGCTAAAGCCGAACTTGGCACCCTCGGCGGCGATGGCAATGTCGCAGCAGGCTACCAGGCCCACGCCGCCGCCGACCGCCGCGCCGTTGATCCGCCCGATCACTGGCTTGGGCAGCGAGTTCACGGCCTCGTACATCTCGGCCATGCGCGCGGCATCCGCGATATTGTCGGGCCGGGTATAGTCCAGCGTCGCGCGCATCCAGCTTAGGTCGGCTCCCGCGCAGAACGACTGTCCCGCGCCGGTCAGCACCACCACCCGCGTACCCGCGTCGGTCGCCAGCTCTTGAAAGCAGCCGTGCAGCTCGGCGATCATCAGCGGATCGAACGCATTATGAATCTCAGGCCGGTTGAGCGTCACCGTCGTCACC
This genomic window contains:
- a CDS encoding enoyl-CoA hydratase-related protein, yielding MTTYLSIDRHGPVTTVTLNRPEIHNAFDPLMIAELHGCFQELATDAGTRVVVLTGAGQSFCAGADLSWMRATLDYTRPDNIADAARMAEMYEAVNSLPKPVIGRINGAAVGGGVGLVACCDIAIAAEGAKFGFSEVKLGIVPGVIARYVVPKIGASHARALFVSGRRFDATHAQRIGLIHDVVPAAQLDAAVQKAIEDLLTSGPEAIGRAKHLVHAVATLPHAEMQRYTVEAIANARISAEGQEGLRAFLEKRKPNWIEQDTSK